A region from the Gemmatimonadota bacterium genome encodes:
- a CDS encoding tetratricopeptide repeat protein — translation MPAALRLTPTLLAGLGMLSPALVSARTPPCPEAVQNEAGWRALRDADLASARATFSEVLAVCPDDVDATVGLAYVELRADRLAQARLLLERALLLDPTHGDARKGLARLEGRSGRIAASERHWRTVLEQQPDDVEALVGRARVLRWQGDPWAAQPLLQRALALDPADNAAREEAGWNRATLGATVQGRITHEGDSDDNHVTTFSLGGALPVNARIRLGWQSYLRSTSFGIDRDRRAAAYHLTSAVTLPSGWRLRGGVGANETSVLGQAVAADFDVAVATPVATPLQLTVRLARSPRHYTSTLIERGVHADEAGLDAAWTSGVWSLATTSSLARYRGTESNRQWTVGTRVRRTFGERWESGVIARGFGFSEDLRDGYFDPSHFLLAEIPVATSRTTGPWRGRLEGAVGAQASALQDGVSFAPRVALDAGYRLAPGREIVLTGVWTRSDALRLSGGRGSYRYTSIGVAGSWVF, via the coding sequence ATGCCTGCCGCACTCCGACTCACACCCACCCTGCTCGCCGGGTTGGGCATGCTGTCGCCAGCGCTGGTCTCCGCGCGGACCCCTCCATGTCCGGAGGCCGTCCAGAACGAGGCAGGCTGGCGCGCGTTGCGAGACGCAGACCTCGCGAGTGCTCGTGCAACCTTCAGCGAAGTACTGGCCGTCTGTCCCGACGACGTCGACGCCACCGTCGGACTTGCCTACGTGGAGCTGCGGGCGGACCGCTTGGCACAGGCCCGCCTGCTGCTCGAACGGGCCCTGCTGCTCGATCCCACCCACGGCGACGCTCGAAAGGGTCTGGCCAGACTCGAAGGCCGCAGCGGCCGCATCGCCGCCTCCGAGCGACACTGGCGCACCGTGCTCGAGCAACAGCCGGACGACGTCGAGGCACTGGTCGGTCGGGCCCGCGTGCTGCGTTGGCAAGGAGACCCCTGGGCTGCCCAGCCGCTCCTGCAGCGCGCGCTCGCCCTGGACCCCGCGGACAACGCGGCGCGCGAAGAAGCAGGCTGGAACCGGGCCACGCTGGGCGCGACGGTTCAGGGACGCATCACGCACGAAGGAGACTCGGACGACAACCACGTCACCACCTTCTCGTTGGGAGGGGCCCTGCCGGTGAACGCCCGGATCCGGCTGGGGTGGCAGAGCTACCTTCGTAGCACCTCGTTCGGAATCGACCGCGATCGGCGGGCGGCTGCCTACCATCTCACCAGCGCCGTGACGCTTCCCTCGGGCTGGCGCCTTCGCGGAGGCGTGGGCGCGAACGAGACGAGCGTCCTGGGCCAGGCGGTCGCGGCCGACTTCGACGTCGCAGTCGCGACGCCGGTGGCGACGCCACTGCAGCTGACCGTGCGGTTGGCGCGCAGCCCGCGACACTACACGAGCACCCTCATCGAGCGCGGGGTACACGCGGACGAAGCGGGCCTCGATGCCGCCTGGACCTCCGGCGTCTGGTCGCTCGCGACGACCTCGTCCCTCGCACGCTACCGTGGCACCGAGTCGAACCGGCAGTGGACGGTGGGCACCCGCGTGCGCCGGACCTTCGGGGAGCGTTGGGAGTCCGGCGTGATCGCGCGCGGCTTCGGCTTCTCGGAAGATCTGCGCGACGGGTACTTCGATCCGAGCCACTTCCTCCTGGCCGAGATTCCAGTCGCCACCAGCCGCACCACCGGCCCCTGGCGGGGGCGGCTGGAGGGGGCGGTCGGTGCGCAGGCGAGCGCGCTGCAGGACGGAGTGAGCTTCGCGCCTCGCGTGGCGCTGGATGCCGGCTACCGCCTGGCGCCAGGGCGCGAGATCGTGCTGACCGGAGTCTGGACGCGATCCGATGCACTCCGGCTCTCTGGGGGCCGAGGGTCGTACCGCTACACCTCGATCGGTGTCGCGGGAAGCTGGGTCTTCTGA